A genomic stretch from Dehalococcoidales bacterium includes:
- a CDS encoding homocysteine biosynthesis protein: protein MAKTIAEINEKIREGKAVVVTAEEIIDIVKEKGTRKAADEVDVVTTGTFGPMCSSGAYINIGHSKPRIKLGGGRTYLNDVPAYTGLAAVDLYIGAGAIPDDDPKNRSYPGDFNYGGGHVIEELVAGKDIKLIATAYGTDCYPRKKLETWINIQDLNEAVLFNIRNAYQNYNVAVNLSDKTIYTYMGVLKPNLANANFCSAGQLSPLLNDPYYKTIGIGTRIFLGGGTGFIAWQGTQHNPNVLRSDNGTPRRGAGALAVIGDLKQMNPRWLVGTSMMGYGCNLTVGIGVPIPILSEEILRYTAVSDEEIFAAVVDYSEAYPNLKPDILAEVSYAQLKSGTIVIRGEKVPTASLSSYSRAVEIADTLKEWILNGEFLLTEPVAPLPGVGSDVNCKPLPERPIIE, encoded by the coding sequence ATGGCAAAGACAATCGCAGAGATAAACGAGAAGATAAGAGAGGGTAAGGCGGTAGTGGTTACCGCCGAAGAGATAATCGATATCGTCAAGGAGAAGGGCACCAGAAAGGCAGCCGATGAGGTGGATGTAGTTACTACCGGTACCTTCGGTCCGATGTGTTCCTCCGGAGCCTACATTAACATCGGGCACTCCAAGCCGAGGATAAAGCTGGGGGGCGGGCGGACCTACCTTAATGATGTTCCGGCTTACACCGGGTTGGCTGCGGTAGACCTTTATATCGGGGCCGGCGCTATTCCTGATGACGACCCCAAGAACAGGTCCTATCCCGGTGATTTCAACTACGGCGGCGGGCATGTCATCGAAGAACTGGTAGCCGGTAAGGACATCAAACTGATAGCCACCGCCTATGGTACGGACTGCTACCCCCGGAAAAAGCTGGAGACATGGATAAACATCCAGGACCTTAACGAAGCCGTACTGTTCAATATCCGCAATGCCTATCAGAACTATAATGTGGCGGTGAACCTCTCGGACAAGACGATTTACACCTACATGGGGGTACTGAAACCCAACCTGGCTAACGCCAATTTTTGCAGTGCCGGACAGCTCTCCCCGCTGCTCAACGACCCGTACTACAAGACCATCGGCATCGGTACCAGGATATTCTTGGGCGGCGGTACCGGCTTTATCGCCTGGCAGGGCACACAGCATAACCCCAATGTACTCCGCTCGGACAACGGGACCCCGAGAAGAGGGGCCGGCGCCCTGGCCGTAATCGGCGATCTGAAGCAGATGAATCCGCGCTGGCTGGTCGGGACAAGCATGATGGGGTACGGCTGTAACTTAACGGTGGGGATAGGAGTACCCATCCCGATACTCTCTGAGGAAATCCTGCGCTACACGGCAGTGAGTGATGAGGAAATCTTCGCCGCCGTAGTAGACTACTCAGAGGCATATCCAAACCTGAAGCCGGATATCCTGGCCGAGGTCAGTTACGCCCAGCTAAAGAGCGGCACGATAGTAATCCGGGGGGAGAAAGTACCGACCGCTTCGCTGTCCAGCTACTCGAGAGCGGTAGAGATTGCCGATACTCTCAAGGAATGGATACTGAATGGGGAGTTCCTGCTGACCGAACCGGTAGCCCCCTTACCCGGGGTAGGCTCGGATGTGAACTGCAAGCCGCTTCCAGAACGCCCGATAATAGAATAA
- the rsmI gene encoding 16S rRNA (cytidine(1402)-2'-O)-methyltransferase translates to MPVLYLVATPIGNLEDISLRALRTLREVNLIAAEDTRRTKQLLTKYDIKTSLTSYHEHNKKAKLDYLLERLGSEDVALVSDAGMPGMSDPGYELVVAASERGVPVVPVPGPSAVITALAVSGLPVQRFIYLGFLPRRASSRVKLLESVAGECGSIVVLETPHRLRASLNDIRLALGDRRIAACRELTKVYEEVFRGTISEAIEHFTQPKGEFTLVIAGRDEEDKPQLTTEIEEQLSGMRQSGIRAREAITRTASETGLSRKELYRAWLKLP, encoded by the coding sequence ATGCCGGTTCTTTACCTGGTGGCGACACCGATTGGTAACCTTGAAGATATTTCCCTGCGTGCCCTGCGTACCCTGAGGGAAGTGAATCTGATTGCGGCTGAGGATACCCGCCGGACGAAGCAGCTTCTCACCAAATATGATATTAAGACATCGCTAACAAGCTATCACGAGCATAATAAGAAGGCCAAGCTGGATTACCTGCTGGAACGTCTCGGCAGTGAAGATGTGGCCCTTGTTTCCGACGCCGGGATGCCGGGGATGTCCGACCCCGGCTATGAGTTGGTCGTAGCGGCCAGTGAGCGGGGTGTCCCGGTGGTGCCCGTTCCCGGACCTTCGGCGGTCATCACGGCGCTGGCTGTCTCAGGACTACCAGTACAGAGGTTTATCTATCTGGGCTTTCTGCCTCGCCGGGCGAGCAGCCGGGTTAAGCTTCTGGAGTCGGTGGCTGGTGAATGCGGCAGCATCGTCGTCCTGGAAACACCTCATCGGCTGAGGGCCAGCCTGAACGATATCAGACTCGCTCTGGGAGACAGAAGGATAGCCGCTTGCCGTGAACTGACCAAGGTATATGAAGAAGTCTTCCGGGGTACGATAAGCGAGGCGATAGAACACTTCACCCAGCCGAAGGGAGAGTTTACCCTGGTCATTGCCGGCAGGGATGAAGAGGACAAACCACAGTTGACCACTGAGATCGAAGAACAGCTAAGCGGTATGCGTCAGTCCGGAATAAGGGCCAGAGAAGCGATAACCAGAACAGCCTCGGAGACGGGACTGTCACGGAAGGAGCTTTATCGTGCCTGGCTTAAGCTGCCCTGA
- the hcp gene encoding hydroxylamine reductase translates to MTDMFCFQCEQTAKGTGCTKAGVCGKKPEVANKHDELVCALVGLARVAAGKTPGKEADELMMQGLFATLTNVNFDPVRIAELKIRVEAAKEKLGGAADFDPAKLFHGDTDIVSLRSTLLFGLRGMAAYAWHAHILGKDDPEVTAWLYKGMRAVGEDHSVDEWLSLIMEFGQVNLKCMALLDEANTSAYGHPVPTKVSMKVGKGPFIVVTGHDLLDLKQLLEQTEGKGINIYTHGEMLPAHGYPELKKYSHLKGNYGTAWQNQQKEFDNLPAPILYTTNCIMPPRESYAGNIFTTSVVGYPGLKHIPDKDGKKDFTPVIEKALELGGWDEDKQFTGINGGTELMTGFARNTVMGVADKVIGAVKSGSLKHIFLVGGCDGAKPGRNYYTEFVKQTPDNTVVLTLACGKFRFNDLKIGEISGLPRLLDMGQCNDAYSAIQVAVALAKAFDCGVNELPLSLVLSWYEQKAVCILLTLLSLGIRNIYLGPSLPAFVSPTVLSVLVEKFNLKPISTPEADMKAMLG, encoded by the coding sequence ATGACTGACATGTTTTGTTTCCAGTGCGAGCAGACAGCCAAAGGCACGGGCTGTACCAAAGCGGGCGTCTGTGGTAAGAAACCTGAGGTAGCCAATAAGCATGATGAGCTGGTTTGCGCCCTGGTAGGTCTGGCACGTGTCGCCGCAGGGAAAACACCGGGCAAAGAAGCAGATGAACTGATGATGCAGGGACTTTTCGCTACCCTGACTAATGTTAACTTCGACCCGGTGCGCATTGCTGAACTCAAAATTCGAGTGGAAGCAGCAAAGGAGAAACTGGGTGGTGCCGCAGATTTCGACCCGGCTAAACTCTTCCATGGAGATACCGATATCGTTTCGCTTCGCTCGACACTGCTTTTCGGGTTGAGAGGCATGGCCGCCTATGCCTGGCATGCTCATATACTGGGTAAGGATGATCCGGAGGTTACCGCCTGGCTCTACAAGGGCATGCGGGCCGTCGGGGAAGACCATAGCGTAGATGAGTGGTTGTCTTTGATCATGGAATTCGGGCAGGTTAACCTCAAGTGCATGGCCCTGCTGGATGAAGCCAATACTTCAGCCTATGGTCATCCCGTACCTACCAAAGTGAGTATGAAAGTGGGAAAAGGGCCGTTTATCGTGGTGACCGGTCACGATCTGCTGGATCTGAAGCAACTTTTGGAGCAGACGGAGGGAAAGGGTATTAACATCTATACCCATGGAGAGATGTTGCCTGCCCACGGCTACCCGGAACTGAAGAAGTATTCCCACCTGAAGGGTAATTACGGAACTGCCTGGCAGAACCAGCAGAAGGAGTTCGATAATCTCCCCGCGCCGATTCTTTATACTACCAACTGTATCATGCCGCCCAGAGAGTCTTATGCCGGGAATATTTTCACCACGTCGGTGGTCGGTTATCCGGGGTTGAAACATATACCTGACAAGGATGGCAAGAAAGATTTCACTCCCGTTATTGAAAAGGCGCTTGAGCTGGGTGGCTGGGATGAAGACAAGCAGTTCACTGGAATCAATGGAGGCACCGAGTTGATGACCGGCTTTGCCAGAAATACCGTGATGGGAGTAGCTGATAAGGTCATTGGGGCGGTGAAATCAGGATCTCTCAAACACATATTCCTCGTTGGTGGTTGTGATGGTGCTAAACCGGGACGCAACTACTATACGGAGTTCGTGAAGCAAACTCCAGACAATACGGTAGTGCTGACACTTGCCTGCGGTAAGTTCCGCTTCAATGATCTTAAAATCGGTGAAATTTCCGGTCTGCCCCGGTTACTTGACATGGGGCAGTGCAACGATGCCTACTCGGCCATTCAAGTAGCTGTGGCATTGGCTAAAGCCTTCGATTGCGGTGTTAACGAATTGCCTCTTTCACTGGTTTTATCCTGGTACGAGCAGAAGGCAGTCTGTATCTTACTTACTCTCCTTTCACTTGGCATCAGGAACATCTATCTGGGTCCTTCGCTACCGGCCTTCGTATCTCCCACCGTGCTCAGCGTCCTGGTTGAAAAATTCAATCTGAAACCGATATCGACTCCGGAGGCTGATATGAAGGCTATGTTAGGGTAA
- a CDS encoding glycosyltransferase, with the protein MLHKISLGISDIDRYRRVCHRELIDEVVSLGEELKGLRLCHINSTPFGGGVAELLVSFIPLLRGLGINADWQVIRGDQRFFTITKGLHNALQGAPFEAIKKESIRRAYLANNLANARELDADYDVFIINDPQPAALRHFLPEHNSAKWIWRCHVDSSQPDAMVWNFLRPYIEGYDAAVFTTGEFVPKDLRLARIATMAPAICAFTSKNMFIDRELCRELLENLGFDRSRPIITQVSRFDRWKDPFGTIAAYRLAKKKVPGLQLAMIGSFAQDDPESGDMYAAINTEANKDDDMFIYSNLTGMGNMEVNAFQRASDVVVQKSIREGFGLVVAEALWKETPVVAGNAGGIPLQMTGGLSNYLVNSIEECAEKIVFLLYHPEVCHRLGEEGKRIVAKNFLIPRLIRDELRLIKSLLDGQPS; encoded by the coding sequence ATGCTGCATAAAATCTCCCTGGGGATATCTGATATTGACAGGTATCGCCGTGTCTGTCACCGGGAGCTCATCGATGAAGTTGTCAGTCTGGGGGAAGAGCTAAAGGGACTGCGTCTGTGCCATATCAATTCAACTCCCTTCGGTGGCGGCGTAGCCGAACTCTTGGTCTCTTTCATTCCGCTGTTACGGGGCTTAGGTATTAATGCCGACTGGCAGGTGATACGTGGCGACCAACGGTTCTTTACCATTACCAAGGGACTGCATAATGCTCTGCAGGGTGCTCCTTTTGAAGCGATTAAAAAGGAGAGCATCAGAAGGGCTTATCTGGCCAATAATCTGGCTAACGCCCGCGAGCTGGACGCCGACTATGATGTCTTTATTATCAACGACCCTCAGCCGGCCGCCCTGCGTCATTTCCTGCCCGAGCACAACAGTGCCAAATGGATATGGCGCTGCCATGTCGATAGCTCGCAGCCAGATGCTATGGTGTGGAACTTCCTGCGCCCGTATATTGAAGGGTATGATGCTGCCGTCTTTACCACCGGGGAGTTCGTCCCGAAAGACCTCCGTCTAGCCAGGATTGCTACTATGGCGCCGGCGATTTGTGCCTTTACCTCGAAGAATATGTTTATCGATCGGGAACTGTGCCGGGAACTGCTGGAGAACCTCGGTTTCGATCGTAGCCGTCCTATCATTACCCAGGTATCCCGCTTCGACCGTTGGAAAGACCCCTTCGGTACCATAGCCGCCTACCGGCTGGCTAAGAAAAAGGTGCCGGGGTTGCAGCTGGCTATGATAGGTAGCTTTGCTCAGGATGACCCTGAGTCCGGGGATATGTATGCCGCTATCAATACCGAAGCCAATAAGGATGATGATATGTTCATCTATTCCAACCTGACCGGGATGGGTAATATGGAGGTCAACGCCTTTCAGCGGGCTAGCGACGTTGTCGTTCAGAAATCGATCAGAGAGGGGTTCGGGCTGGTGGTAGCCGAGGCGTTATGGAAAGAAACTCCGGTGGTAGCCGGTAATGCCGGGGGCATACCCCTGCAGATGACCGGTGGACTTAGCAACTACCTGGTAAACAGCATTGAGGAATGCGCTGAGAAGATAGTATTCCTTCTGTACCATCCGGAGGTGTGTCACAGGTTAGGTGAAGAGGGTAAGAGAATCGTTGCGAAAAACTTCCTGATCCCCAGGCTGATTAGAGATGAACTCAGACTGATAAAGAGCCTGCTGGACGGGCAACCTTCTTAA
- the prxU gene encoding thioredoxin-dependent peroxiredoxin (Most members of this family contain a selenocysteine.), translating into MPEEFKPGCQRPPIKKPTLETAPNTELNVKEAKQAMVKVGKPAPDFTAPAFYKGKFMNTSLSEYKGKWVLLCFYPGDFTFVUATEVSAVAEKYAELQDLGVEVLSVSVDSVFVHKMWNEHELSKMINKDIPFAMLSDQDGSIGKLYGIYDEDSGVETRGRFIIDPDGNIQGFEVLTPPVGRNVSESIRQIKAFQLVRNSKGTEATPSGWKPGKPTLKPGPELVGNVWKVWKVSQAFED; encoded by the coding sequence ATGCCTGAAGAGTTTAAGCCAGGATGCCAGAGGCCACCTATTAAGAAGCCGACTCTTGAGACTGCTCCTAATACCGAGTTGAATGTAAAGGAGGCGAAACAAGCGATGGTAAAGGTAGGAAAACCAGCCCCCGATTTTACCGCCCCCGCTTTCTACAAAGGCAAGTTCATGAATACCAGTCTCTCCGAATATAAAGGGAAATGGGTATTGCTGTGCTTCTACCCGGGTGACTTCACCTTTGTCTGAGCGACGGAAGTTTCAGCAGTTGCTGAAAAGTATGCCGAACTGCAAGACCTGGGTGTAGAAGTACTGTCGGTCAGTGTGGACAGTGTCTTTGTACATAAGATGTGGAATGAACATGAACTTTCCAAGATGATTAACAAGGACATTCCGTTCGCGATGTTATCCGATCAGGACGGCAGTATAGGAAAATTGTATGGCATATACGACGAGGATAGCGGCGTCGAAACGAGAGGCAGGTTCATCATCGATCCCGATGGCAATATACAGGGATTCGAAGTGTTAACACCTCCGGTGGGCAGAAATGTTAGTGAATCTATCCGGCAAATCAAAGCGTTCCAACTGGTACGGAATTCCAAGGGAACAGAAGCCACTCCTTCGGGCTGGAAGCCCGGTAAGCCGACACTGAAGCCGGGTCCGGAGTTGGTGGGCAACGTTTGGAAAGTCTGGAAGGTAAGCCAGGCATTTGAAGACTAA
- a CDS encoding Crp/Fnr family transcriptional regulator: MYLEWIDTLKSALLFRGIGSDSLNIMLDCLKPTVRRTKQREIIVAYGQPFQGIGIIASGKVALSKETYSGNRIIMEILEAGDVFGEVVAFSDRRIWPMTVIAQEDCVLLFLPPDKITGACSNICSSHSTLIINMLRILSNRAAMLDKKIEHISSKNIRGRISSYLLDIYLQSGNKELTLTMKRHELADYLNIPRPSLSREMGSMRDDGIIEFEGSHVTVKNVLKLEKSIQ; encoded by the coding sequence ATGTATTTGGAATGGATTGATACCTTGAAGTCCGCTTTGCTGTTTCGCGGCATCGGCAGCGATTCTTTAAATATCATGCTCGATTGCCTAAAGCCGACTGTACGCCGGACCAAACAGCGTGAGATTATCGTAGCTTACGGTCAGCCGTTTCAGGGTATCGGGATTATCGCCAGCGGCAAGGTGGCTCTTAGCAAAGAAACGTATTCCGGTAATCGCATTATCATGGAGATACTAGAAGCCGGCGATGTTTTCGGAGAAGTGGTGGCCTTTTCAGACCGCAGAATCTGGCCGATGACCGTTATCGCACAGGAAGATTGTGTCTTACTTTTTCTCCCGCCGGATAAGATAACCGGTGCCTGCTCAAATATCTGTTCTTCTCACAGTACCCTGATTATAAACATGCTGCGAATCTTATCCAACCGGGCTGCAATGTTGGATAAGAAGATAGAGCACATTTCATCCAAGAATATCAGAGGTAGAATCAGCAGCTATTTGCTGGATATCTACCTCCAGTCGGGTAATAAGGAACTCACGCTCACGATGAAAAGGCACGAGCTCGCGGACTATCTCAACATACCCCGGCCTTCTTTATCCCGAGAAATGGGTTCGATGCGTGATGACGGGATCATTGAATTTGAAGGCTCACATGTTACCGTCAAGAATGTACTGAAACTGGAGAAGTCAATCCAGTAA
- a CDS encoding pyridoxamine 5'-phosphate oxidase family protein — MGNRKFDDISEIEKIIERAMVCHIGLADGDEPYVVPVCFGYERGKLYFHSRLDGRKIDIINKNPKVCFEMAIDLEFTRAETPCDCSMKYRSVIGFGKAHILDDEKKSHGLNIIMNHYDKGDFTFGKTSLATVNVIRIDITRITGKQIQG, encoded by the coding sequence TTGGGCAATAGGAAGTTTGATGATATCAGCGAAATTGAGAAAATAATCGAGAGGGCCATGGTTTGCCATATTGGTCTTGCCGATGGTGACGAACCATACGTAGTGCCAGTCTGTTTCGGTTACGAAAGGGGCAAGCTCTATTTTCACAGCAGGCTTGATGGACGGAAGATTGATATCATAAATAAGAACCCTAAGGTTTGCTTTGAAATGGCGATTGATTTGGAGTTTACTAGGGCAGAGACTCCCTGTGATTGCTCCATGAAATATCGGAGTGTAATTGGATTTGGCAAGGCCCATATTTTGGATGATGAAAAAAAGTCACATGGTCTTAATATAATAATGAACCACTACGATAAAGGGGATTTCACATTCGGAAAAACGTCACTTGCCACTGTAAACGTAATCAGAATTGACATCACCCGGATAACTGGTAAGCAAATACAGGGCTAA
- a CDS encoding cupin domain-containing protein — MDIENNPGDVLIAESAQIAALVDYQSGTVVSRTIIGRNAGSVTLFAFDKGQGLSEHTAPFDALVYMIDGEADITIGGRSIRMGAGEAVIMPANRPHALKAVERFKMMLVMIKDS; from the coding sequence ATGGACATAGAAAATAACCCTGGGGATGTTTTGATAGCTGAATCGGCACAAATAGCCGCTCTGGTCGACTACCAGAGCGGCACGGTAGTAAGCCGGACAATAATCGGACGGAATGCGGGATCGGTCACCTTGTTCGCTTTCGACAAAGGGCAGGGATTGAGCGAGCATACCGCTCCTTTCGATGCCTTGGTCTATATGATCGATGGTGAAGCTGACATTACTATCGGCGGCCGAAGCATTCGGATGGGAGCAGGTGAAGCGGTTATCATGCCGGCTAACAGGCCTCATGCCCTTAAAGCGGTCGAAAGATTTAAGATGATGCTGGTTATGATCAAGGATAGTTGA
- a CDS encoding transketolase family protein: MSELVSLRETYGKTLVELGRENPDIVVLDADLSKSTMTHFFASEFPGRFFDCGIAEQNMVGIAAGLAASGKMPFASTFAVFVPGRCFDQVRMSIAQPGFNVKLVVTHGGISVGEDGTSHQSIEDLALIGALPGFTVIVPADAVETAQAVRAAVSCCGPFYIRLGRPKLPLVFGEDYRFRLGKAATMKPGQDVTIIAIGIMVSAALEAAERLEQQGVDCRVLNMSTLKPIDEEAIIKAARETGAIVTAEEHLEHGGLGSEVAQVTGRHQPVPLEFVAIKDTYARSGKDRELLERYGLTADGIEAAVRSVMARKK, from the coding sequence GTGTCCGAGCTCGTCTCCTTAAGGGAGACCTATGGTAAGACCCTGGTTGAGCTGGGTAGAGAGAACCCGGACATTGTCGTGCTGGACGCCGATCTGTCCAAGTCGACGATGACCCATTTCTTCGCCAGTGAGTTCCCCGGCCGCTTTTTTGACTGCGGCATCGCCGAGCAGAATATGGTTGGTATTGCCGCCGGACTGGCCGCTTCGGGTAAAATGCCCTTTGCCAGTACCTTTGCCGTATTTGTACCGGGACGCTGTTTCGATCAGGTGCGTATGTCGATTGCCCAGCCGGGATTTAACGTCAAGCTGGTGGTTACTCACGGGGGCATCAGCGTCGGGGAGGACGGCACATCGCACCAGTCTATCGAGGACCTGGCCTTAATCGGTGCGCTACCCGGTTTTACCGTTATTGTTCCTGCCGATGCTGTTGAGACCGCCCAGGCGGTGAGGGCGGCGGTATCCTGCTGCGGGCCGTTCTACATCAGACTGGGCCGGCCGAAACTGCCGCTGGTCTTCGGTGAAGACTACCGCTTCAGACTGGGTAAGGCGGCAACTATGAAGCCGGGGCAGGACGTCACTATAATCGCCATCGGTATTATGGTATCGGCCGCTCTGGAAGCTGCTGAGAGGTTGGAGCAGCAGGGTGTTGACTGCCGTGTTCTTAATATGTCTACCCTTAAGCCTATCGATGAAGAGGCTATTATCAAGGCGGCCCGTGAGACCGGGGCCATCGTTACCGCCGAGGAGCACCTGGAACACGGCGGGCTGGGCAGCGAGGTGGCTCAGGTGACGGGCAGACATCAGCCGGTGCCGCTGGAGTTCGTTGCCATCAAAGACACCTATGCCCGGTCAGGTAAGGATAGAGAGCTTCTCGAGAGATACGGGCTGACTGCTGATGGTATCGAGGCCGCAGTCCGCTCGGTGATGGCGCGCAAGAAGTAA
- a CDS encoding transketolase, which produces MSEPSSKSRTSADKIKAGVFSSLSPEDMKTVAKRLRRHIISMIGEAGSGHPGGSLSAVEIVTALYFRVLRHKPLDPCWPDRDRFVLSKGHAAPLLYATLAECGYFPVEELLTLRKLESRLQGHTDCRLIPGVEMTAGALGQGLSFAVGVALAGRLDSKDYRVYVLVGDGECDEGQVWEAAMAAAHFKTDNLVAIVDNNGLQLDGWNRDIMNLAPFVEKWRAFGWHTVSVDGHDLAGLDAAFEQVRSVKGQPSVIIARTVKGKGVSFMENQVDFHGKAPNAAEVAMALKELE; this is translated from the coding sequence TTGTCGGAACCAAGTAGTAAATCGAGAACCTCGGCGGATAAGATAAAAGCCGGGGTTTTTTCGTCGCTCTCACCGGAAGATATGAAGACCGTGGCGAAAAGGCTGCGCCGCCACATCATTTCAATGATAGGTGAAGCGGGCAGCGGTCACCCCGGCGGCTCTCTATCTGCCGTAGAGATTGTTACCGCCCTCTATTTCCGCGTGCTCAGGCATAAGCCGCTTGACCCCTGCTGGCCGGATCGGGACAGGTTCGTCTTGAGCAAGGGCCATGCCGCCCCGCTGCTCTATGCCACCCTCGCTGAATGCGGGTACTTCCCGGTTGAAGAGCTGCTCACCTTAAGAAAGCTGGAAAGCCGTCTCCAGGGCCACACCGACTGCCGGCTGATTCCCGGAGTAGAGATGACCGCCGGCGCTCTGGGGCAGGGGTTGTCCTTTGCCGTTGGCGTCGCCCTGGCCGGTCGTCTCGACTCAAAAGACTACCGGGTCTACGTTCTGGTTGGGGACGGGGAGTGCGATGAGGGTCAGGTGTGGGAAGCGGCTATGGCGGCGGCCCATTTCAAGACAGATAACCTGGTGGCTATTGTGGACAATAACGGCCTGCAGCTTGACGGCTGGAACCGTGATATTATGAACTTGGCTCCGTTTGTCGAGAAATGGCGGGCTTTCGGCTGGCATACCGTCAGTGTTGACGGGCATGACCTTGCCGGGCTTGACGCCGCCTTTGAGCAGGTGCGGTCGGTCAAGGGGCAACCGTCAGTTATTATTGCCCGTACCGTCAAGGGTAAGGGGGTCAGCTTTATGGAGAACCAGGTCGATTTTCACGGCAAAGCCCCTAATGCCGCCGAGGTAGCAATGGCACTGAAGGAGCTGGAATAG
- a CDS encoding GuaB3 family IMP dehydrogenase-related protein codes for MASAQFKQLRRAYGFDEVAIVPGEVTINPDQTNIDFKIGNLTFSIPIIASAMDAVTDVKSAILMSKLGGLAVLHLEGVQTRYDNPDDILGEITRASNTEVTALLQKIYSQPVKENLIGERIRGIKEAGAVCAVSVMPANAKRFAPIVAEAGADVLFVQSTVTTAKHVSKSYRGLVFSELCEAITLPVVVGNCVSYNATLELMRTGISGVLVGIGPGAACTTREVLGIGVPQITATMDCAAARDEYQRESGRYVPIITDGGFRKGGDLCKALAAGADAVMLGSILAQAKEAPGRGYHWGMSHPHPALPRGTRIKVGTTGSVEQILFGPTSVTDGSQNLVGAIRTAMGVCGALNMQEMHQAEMVVAPAITTEGKSWQLSQR; via the coding sequence ATGGCTTCTGCCCAGTTTAAACAGCTACGGCGTGCCTACGGATTTGATGAAGTAGCGATAGTGCCCGGAGAGGTAACCATCAATCCCGACCAGACAAACATAGATTTCAAGATAGGGAACCTCACCTTTTCTATTCCCATCATCGCTTCAGCGATGGATGCGGTGACCGATGTCAAATCCGCTATTCTGATGAGCAAGCTCGGTGGTCTGGCCGTTCTCCACCTGGAGGGTGTACAGACTCGTTACGATAACCCGGATGATATTCTTGGCGAAATCACTCGGGCATCGAATACCGAGGTAACCGCTCTGCTCCAGAAGATCTACTCCCAGCCGGTAAAGGAGAACCTTATCGGTGAACGAATAAGGGGGATTAAGGAAGCAGGGGCGGTATGCGCTGTGTCGGTAATGCCGGCCAACGCCAAGCGCTTTGCTCCTATAGTTGCTGAAGCCGGAGCCGACGTCCTTTTTGTCCAGTCCACGGTTACCACTGCCAAACACGTCTCAAAAAGCTATCGCGGGCTGGTCTTTTCCGAGCTTTGTGAAGCAATAACGCTGCCTGTTGTCGTGGGTAACTGTGTCAGTTACAATGCAACCCTGGAGCTGATGAGAACGGGAATCTCCGGGGTACTGGTTGGTATCGGGCCGGGCGCTGCCTGCACTACCAGGGAAGTGCTCGGTATCGGTGTTCCTCAGATAACAGCCACTATGGACTGTGCTGCTGCCAGGGACGAGTACCAGCGTGAGTCCGGCCGGTATGTGCCGATAATCACCGACGGGGGTTTTCGCAAAGGCGGAGATTTGTGCAAAGCCCTGGCGGCCGGAGCCGATGCGGTAATGCTGGGGTCTATCCTGGCTCAGGCTAAAGAAGCTCCGGGGCGGGGTTATCACTGGGGTATGTCCCATCCGCACCCGGCGTTGCCCAGGGGTACCCGGATAAAGGTCGGCACCACCGGTTCAGTGGAACAGATCCTCTTTGGCCCTACCTCGGTTACCGATGGCAGCCAGAACCTGGTCGGGGCAATCCGAACCGCGATGGGTGTCTGCGGTGCTTTGAATATGCAGGAAATGCATCAGGCTGAGATGGTAGTGGCTCCGGCGATTACCACAGAAGGAAAGTCCTGGCAACTGTCGCAGCGTTAG